GGAGGTGGAGTTCGGCAAGACCGTTTCCGAACACGTCCAGCCAGTCGCCGAGGGTCACCTCCGAAAAGAGAAGGAGATGTCCAGTGTCCAGGCAAAAACCAAGTTCCTCACCCAGGCGATCCCTCAGTGCTCCAAGGTGATCGGGACGGGTGTCAAAAACGTTTTCGAGACAGACACGGGTGCCGGCCTTCTCTGCCGACTCCAACAGTTCGCCCCAGATTCGCAGGCTGTTGGTGAGCCACAACTCCTCACGCCAGGCGAACCGCCATCGGTCAAACCCGGGATGAAAAACGATCTGTTTCGGTCCCACCCGGCGGGCCAGTTCCATGACCTGTGAGAACCGGAACCGTGTGACCTCCAGGACCCTTGGGTCGAACCCCCCGGGAGAGAGGTCGATGAAGGGCGCGTGAAAAGTCAGTTCCCGCCCGCCTTCCCCCCACCTGACCATATCTTCCACTGCTGCGTCGTCAAGGCTGTCGAGGTGCTCCCCGGCCAGGTATATTTCAGGGAAAAGCCCGTGGGCGTCCAGGAACTCGAGGTCACCGGTGAGGTCTTTCAGACCGGCCCGGCCGTAGAGAGCGGCGCAGCTCATGATCCGGTGGCGACCTTGTCCAGGCGCTCGAGATCCGGGCCGTGTCCCAGCACCACAAGGGTATCACCCGCCTTGATCTCGGTGTTGAAGTTGGGATTGAACTCCATGATGCCGGTAACCCCCTTGATGGCCAGAATGACGATGTTGAGATCCTTCCTCAGCCCAGAAGTGGCAAGGGTCGTGCCGACCAGGGTGGACTTGGGGCTGACACGTTTTTCGTCCAGGATGAGATCCATCTCCTTGTTCTGGATAATGTTTTCCAGGAAATCGAGGACCGTGGGACGGACGATAGCCTGTGCGATGCGATGCCCTCCCAGGAAATAGGGGGAGACCACCTTGTTGGCCCCCGCCCGGACCAGCTTTTTGATGGTCTCCTCGGCAGCCGAACGGGCCACGATGTTCAGCTTGGGGTTCAGGCCCCGCGCGGTGAGAACGATGAAGACGTTCTGGGCGTCGTCTGTGACCACCGAAACGAGGCCCCTGGCCCTTTCTATGCCGGCCTCAATGAGTTCCTCGTCACTGGTGGCGTCGGCTTTCATGTATGGGACACCGAGCCGCTCCAGCTCTTCGAGAACCTCGTCCCCGCTCTCGAGGACCACGAAGGGGATCTTCATCTCGGTGAGCTCTTCACAGATGATGCGCCCCATCCGGCCGAAACCACAGATAATGTAATGGTCGCGAAGCTTCTGGATCGCCTTCATGGATCTCCTCCCGAGGGCGGTTTTGATCCTTTCTTCGATCATGAGGTTACCGGCGGTGCCCAGGGCAAAACCCGCGGAACCGACACCCATGACGATGACAAGGATACTGAGGAACTTTCCGGCGTAGGAAAGGGGATGGACCTCTCCGTAGCCGACAGTGGAGAGGGTCAGGACGGTCATGTAGAAGGAATCGAGGACCCCCCATCCCTCAACGACCATGTACCCGAGGGTGCCGCCGCCGATCACAAGTGTGAGGACGACCAGGGCCATCCTCAGCTGGACCTTGAGGGAGGTGAGCCCGTTGCTCCGGTCCGGCCGATTTCGATCCAGCCTCCACCCCGTGCGCCT
This bacterium DNA region includes the following protein-coding sequences:
- a CDS encoding sugar phosphate isomerase/epimerase produces the protein MSCAALYGRAGLKDLTGDLEFLDAHGLFPEIYLAGEHLDSLDDAAVEDMVRWGEGGRELTFHAPFIDLSPGGFDPRVLEVTRFRFSQVMELARRVGPKQIVFHPGFDRWRFAWREELWLTNSLRIWGELLESAEKAGTRVCLENVFDTRPDHLGALRDRLGEELGFCLDTGHLLLFSEVTLGDWLDVFGNGLAELHLHDNDRQRDLHLPVGEGEFDFRALCREVAARSLDPVVVLEHHSREETARSLLNFQQLLQGI
- a CDS encoding potassium channel protein; amino-acid sequence: MTARRTGWRLDRNRPDRSNGLTSLKVQLRMALVVLTLVIGGGTLGYMVVEGWGVLDSFYMTVLTLSTVGYGEVHPLSYAGKFLSILVIVMGVGSAGFALGTAGNLMIEERIKTALGRRSMKAIQKLRDHYIICGFGRMGRIICEELTEMKIPFVVLESGDEVLEELERLGVPYMKADATSDEELIEAGIERARGLVSVVTDDAQNVFIVLTARGLNPKLNIVARSAAEETIKKLVRAGANKVVSPYFLGGHRIAQAIVRPTVLDFLENIIQNKEMDLILDEKRVSPKSTLVGTTLATSGLRKDLNIVILAIKGVTGIMEFNPNFNTEIKAGDTLVVLGHGPDLERLDKVATGS